The following proteins are encoded in a genomic region of Psychrilyobacter piezotolerans:
- a CDS encoding TDE2712 family protein, producing MRKSLDVLESMIYYWNTVAEKEKVSEQFIDFISQDRGMKATYDENFDSESVRKVLSAISNVEPFIGKTLNEGKFWTNNMWMIEKMDYMNMIINPLKRLSVEDLGEGQVVFLPLQLDLFYKKDNNLYINFFMIEPDEINGTDKLTIEGVEIKEWIKKNMGK from the coding sequence ATGAGAAAAAGTTTAGACGTATTGGAATCAATGATATATTACTGGAATACTGTAGCAGAGAAAGAAAAGGTAAGTGAGCAGTTTATAGATTTTATATCTCAAGATAGAGGGATGAAAGCTACATATGATGAGAATTTTGATTCTGAATCAGTAAGAAAGGTACTTAGTGCTATCTCAAACGTAGAACCATTTATAGGTAAAACACTAAATGAAGGAAAATTCTGGACTAATAACATGTGGATGATAGAGAAGATGGATTATATGAACATGATAATAAATCCATTAAAAAGATTAAGTGTAGAAGATTTAGGAGAGGGACAAGTTGTATTCTTACCATTACAACTTGATTTATTCTATAAAAAAGATAATAATCTATATATAAACTTCTTTATGATAGAGCCAGACGAAATTAACGGAACAGATAAGCTGACTATAGAGGGTGTAGAGATAAAAGAGTGGATCAAGAAAAATATGGGGAAATAG